One genomic segment of Deinococcus budaensis includes these proteins:
- a CDS encoding helix-turn-helix transcriptional regulator, which produces MTAVPAPVPASPPPAPERTKQRLLEQLKRGGPQTVQDLAAGLGVSVPGARRHLCDLQEQGLIETRTERPGGRGRPQHVFLLSDRGEATFPKTYSTLCVDVLRHIQDLYGAGAVLQVLDARSAELAGRLAAELPPGLTLAERVERVAAWLTRAGFDAVTEPAGETGETGGPPVLVKRNCPNLTVARQYPQLCQSELNLLAQVLGAGVVRETRIACGQGRCRYRIGP; this is translated from the coding sequence ATGACGGCCGTGCCTGCCCCGGTTCCGGCGTCCCCGCCGCCCGCGCCCGAGCGCACCAAGCAGCGGTTGCTGGAGCAGCTCAAGAGAGGCGGCCCGCAGACGGTGCAGGACCTCGCGGCGGGGCTGGGGGTCAGCGTGCCCGGCGCGCGGCGGCACCTGTGCGACCTGCAAGAGCAGGGGCTGATCGAGACCCGCACCGAGCGGCCCGGCGGGCGCGGACGGCCGCAGCACGTCTTCCTCCTCAGCGACCGCGGCGAGGCGACCTTTCCCAAGACCTACTCGACCCTGTGCGTGGACGTGCTGCGGCATATCCAGGACCTGTACGGGGCGGGGGCCGTGTTGCAGGTGCTCGACGCCCGCAGCGCGGAACTGGCGGGGCGGCTGGCCGCCGAGCTGCCCCCTGGCCTGACCCTGGCCGAGCGGGTCGAGCGCGTGGCCGCCTGGCTGACCCGCGCGGGCTTCGACGCCGTGACCGAGCCGGCCGGGGAGACCGGGGAGACCGGGGGACCGCCCGTGCTGGTCAAGCGCAACTGCCCCAACCTGACGGTGGCGCGGCAGTACCCACAGCTGTGCCAGAGCGAACTCAACCTGCTGGCGCAGGTGCTGGGTGCCGGGGTCGTCCGTGAGACGCGCATCGCCTGCGGGCAGGGCCGCTGCCGCTACCGGATCGGGCCTTGA
- a CDS encoding 2'-5' RNA ligase family protein, which yields MSTRPAPAVRAADPSVPGPLYSLVAWPPEALDTWLRRTQERLGVRGFGAPHLNLRAPFQTDLTAAQLVAAFRAALRGAGPFEVQVRGWKRLPHLLFLEFERTCALRELHARALTVGPSTRAPHDGEGYTPHLTLGLGILPRAEDELWAEVQPLVPPVSRFEVGVLSLTREERGEVQEVHTFPLGEGEAPRAVPPTGAGAEQHPAPES from the coding sequence TTGAGCACCCGGCCTGCCCCGGCGGTCCGCGCGGCCGACCCCTCGGTTCCGGGGCCGCTCTACAGCTTGGTCGCCTGGCCGCCCGAGGCGCTCGACACCTGGCTGCGGCGCACGCAGGAGCGGCTGGGCGTGCGGGGGTTCGGCGCGCCGCACCTCAATCTGCGCGCGCCCTTTCAGACGGACCTCACGGCGGCGCAACTCGTCGCGGCCTTCCGGGCGGCGCTGCGCGGCGCGGGACCCTTTGAGGTGCAGGTGCGCGGCTGGAAACGCCTGCCCCACCTGCTCTTTTTGGAATTCGAGCGCACCTGCGCCCTGCGGGAGCTGCACGCCCGCGCGCTGACGGTGGGGCCGTCCACCCGCGCCCCGCACGACGGCGAGGGCTACACGCCGCACCTGACGCTGGGGCTGGGCATCCTGCCGCGCGCCGAGGACGAACTGTGGGCCGAGGTCCAGCCCCTGGTGCCGCCCGTCTCCCGCTTCGAGGTGGGCGTCTTGAGTCTGACCCGCGAGGAACGCGGCGAGGTGCAAGAAGTGCATACCTTTCCGCTGGGCGAGGGCGAAGCGCCCCGCGCCGTGCCGCCCACAGGCGCGGGCGCCGAGCAACACCCGGCGCCCGAGTCCTGA
- a CDS encoding bifunctional 3-deoxy-7-phosphoheptulonate synthase/chorismate mutase: MTPSQRSIDDLRSEVDAINRELLTLLSRRGEVVAQIGRAKSLEGRPQHYDPAREEQQFRELERLNPGPFTNAAVKAVFKEIFKASLDLEESNDKKQLLVSRKVQPLDTVLDIDGVRIGGDAPPVIIAGPCSIESAEQMEQTAAFLAGRGVKILRGGAYKPRTSPYGFQGMGVDGLLIGGQVARERGMLFVTEVMDTRDVEVVAEHADMLQVGARNMHNFALLREVGRARRPVLLKRGLSATIEEWLYAAEYILSEGNPEVILCERGIRTFEKWTRNTLDLSAVALAKQETHLPVIVDVTHAAGRRDLLIPLAKAALAVGADGIHVEVHPSPATALSDNEQQLDFAGYERFEAALAPLLKVPATA, from the coding sequence ATGACCCCAAGTCAACGCAGCATTGACGACCTGCGCTCGGAAGTCGATGCGATCAACCGTGAGCTGCTGACCCTGCTGTCCCGGCGCGGCGAGGTGGTCGCGCAGATCGGCCGCGCCAAGAGCCTCGAAGGCCGCCCGCAGCACTACGACCCCGCCCGCGAGGAGCAGCAGTTCCGCGAGCTGGAGCGCCTCAACCCCGGCCCCTTCACCAACGCCGCCGTCAAGGCCGTGTTCAAGGAAATCTTCAAGGCCAGCCTCGACCTCGAGGAGAGCAACGACAAAAAGCAGCTGCTGGTCTCGCGCAAGGTGCAGCCGCTGGACACCGTGCTCGACATCGACGGCGTGCGGATCGGCGGGGACGCGCCGCCCGTGATCATCGCGGGGCCGTGCTCCATCGAGTCGGCCGAGCAGATGGAGCAGACGGCCGCCTTTCTGGCCGGGCGCGGGGTCAAGATCCTGCGCGGCGGCGCCTACAAACCGCGCACCAGCCCCTACGGCTTTCAGGGGATGGGCGTGGACGGCCTGCTGATCGGCGGGCAGGTCGCGCGCGAGCGGGGCATGCTCTTCGTGACCGAGGTGATGGACACCCGCGACGTGGAGGTCGTGGCCGAGCACGCCGACATGCTGCAAGTCGGGGCCAGGAACATGCATAATTTCGCCCTGCTGCGCGAGGTGGGCCGCGCCCGGCGCCCGGTGCTGCTCAAGCGCGGCCTGAGCGCCACCATCGAGGAATGGCTCTACGCCGCCGAGTACATCCTCTCGGAGGGGAACCCGGAAGTGATCCTTTGCGAGCGCGGCATCCGCACCTTCGAGAAGTGGACCCGCAACACGCTCGACCTCTCGGCGGTGGCCCTCGCCAAGCAGGAAACGCACCTTCCGGTGATCGTGGACGTGACCCACGCCGCCGGGCGCCGCGACCTCCTGATTCCGCTGGCGAAGGCGGCGCTGGCGGTGGGCGCCGACGGCATCCACGTGGAAGTTCATCCCAGCCCCGCCACGGCCCTCAGCGACAACGAGCAGCAGCTCGACTTTGCCGGATACGAGCGCTTCGAGGCTGCGCTCGCGCCGCTGCTGAAGGTGCCCGCCACCGCCTGA
- a CDS encoding globin, with protein sequence MTAPMQLNQSGSLYDRIGPDALAALVERFYARVALDPDLAPIFPADLTQTAEKQLAFLTGFLGGPPLYHQRYGHPRLRARHLPHAVTPARGRAWLACMNAALRETPGIAPADARELYAALSRVAAHMVNTPG encoded by the coding sequence ATGACCGCGCCCATGCAACTGAATCAATCGGGCAGTCTCTACGACCGCATCGGCCCGGACGCGCTCGCCGCGCTGGTGGAGCGCTTCTACGCCCGGGTCGCCCTGGACCCCGACCTCGCCCCCATCTTTCCCGCCGACCTGACCCAGACGGCCGAAAAGCAGCTCGCCTTCCTGACCGGCTTTCTGGGCGGGCCGCCGCTGTACCACCAGCGCTACGGCCACCCCCGGCTGCGTGCCCGCCACCTGCCGCACGCGGTCACGCCTGCGCGGGGCCGGGCGTGGCTGGCCTGCATGAACGCCGCGCTGCGCGAGACGCCCGGAATCGCGCCTGCCGACGCCCGCGAGTTGTACGCGGCGCTCTCCCGGGTCGCGGCGCACATGGTGAATACCCCGGGCTGA
- a CDS encoding MBL fold metallo-hydrolase, translating into MSDPRSPSDPADAASVRPLNRRDTLRLLGAAGLVTAAAPLARAQTAPAQTAPAQTAPAPAAPSGPLNGNGFYRQRLGDLTTVIVSDGTAPLAALLPTWGANPDRQAEFAATLAEYHVPATNTVNHFTPVVLETGRHRVLIDTGRGGANGQLLANLARAGIDPASIDTVFITHGHGDHIGGLTTGGQPTFPGARHVMGAAEFQFWTTQASPNAAVQANLIGLRDRFTLIQPGAEIVPGLTAVATPGHTLGHLAVRAQSGDQGLMVFGDAAGHFLLSLRHRGAYIGFDTDGPLAARTRQRIFNTAVEEGLWVTGYHFPFPAIGHLRRVIGGAYEYEPAVWQWS; encoded by the coding sequence ATGAGTGACCCGCGCTCCCCGTCCGACCCCGCCGACGCCGCGTCCGTCCGCCCGCTCAACCGCCGCGACACCCTGCGCCTGCTCGGAGCCGCCGGGCTGGTCACGGCCGCCGCGCCGCTGGCCCGCGCCCAAACCGCACCGGCCCAGACCGCACCGGCCCAGACGGCTCCAGCTCCTGCCGCCCCCAGCGGGCCGCTGAATGGCAACGGCTTTTACCGCCAGCGCCTGGGGGACCTGACCACGGTGATTGTCAGCGACGGCACCGCTCCGCTGGCGGCGCTGCTGCCGACCTGGGGCGCCAACCCCGACCGCCAGGCCGAGTTCGCCGCCACGCTGGCCGAGTACCACGTGCCCGCCACGAACACGGTCAACCACTTCACCCCGGTTGTCCTGGAGACCGGGCGCCACCGGGTGCTGATCGACACCGGGCGCGGCGGCGCGAACGGGCAACTGCTCGCCAATCTGGCCCGCGCCGGTATCGACCCGGCCAGCATCGACACCGTGTTCATCACCCACGGTCACGGGGACCACATCGGGGGCCTGACCACCGGCGGGCAGCCCACCTTTCCGGGCGCGCGGCACGTGATGGGCGCCGCCGAGTTCCAGTTTTGGACCACCCAGGCCAGTCCCAACGCGGCGGTGCAGGCCAACCTGATCGGTCTACGCGACCGCTTCACGCTGATCCAGCCCGGCGCCGAGATCGTGCCGGGGCTGACGGCCGTCGCCACGCCGGGCCACACGCTGGGGCACCTCGCCGTGCGCGCCCAGAGCGGCGACCAGGGGCTGATGGTCTTCGGGGACGCGGCGGGGCACTTCCTGCTAAGCCTCAGGCACCGGGGCGCCTACATCGGCTTCGACACCGACGGGCCGCTGGCCGCCCGCACCCGCCAGCGCATCTTCAACACGGCGGTGGAGGAGGGGCTGTGGGTCACGGGCTACCACTTTCCCTTCCCGGCCATCGGGCACCTGCGCCGCGTGATCGGCGGGGCCTACGAGTACGAACCGGCCGTGTGGCAGTGGAGCTGA
- a CDS encoding membrane protein: MTRRPCAPLAAVTRLPRPGRYALLVFGLALYGLSLRLMLDARVGVAPWEAFHLGVTRHLPLSIGGVSILTGVLIVALTRLRLREPLGPGTVLNVLLIGLFLDVLGPLVPDPAALPARWAQFALGVAGLGLATGTYVAAGLGAGPRDGLILGLSRVTGWPVARVRSGVELAVLGLGWALGGQVGWGTLAFALASGPAMSAGLALYGLRRGKAQAAAPAEAAPPPR; encoded by the coding sequence GTGACCCGCCGCCCCTGCGCGCCCCTCGCCGCCGTCACGCGCCTGCCGAGGCCGGGAAGGTACGCGCTCCTGGTGTTCGGGCTGGCCCTGTACGGCCTGAGCCTGCGGCTGATGCTCGACGCGCGGGTAGGCGTGGCCCCCTGGGAGGCCTTTCACCTCGGCGTGACCCGTCACCTGCCGCTGAGCATCGGCGGGGTGAGCATCCTGACGGGCGTGCTGATCGTGGCCCTCACCCGGCTGCGGCTGCGCGAACCCCTCGGCCCAGGGACGGTGCTCAACGTCCTCTTGATCGGCCTGTTTCTGGACGTGCTGGGGCCGCTGGTGCCCGACCCCGCCGCGCTGCCCGCGCGCTGGGCGCAGTTCGCGCTGGGGGTGGCGGGGCTGGGCCTCGCTACCGGGACCTACGTGGCGGCGGGGCTGGGCGCCGGGCCGCGCGACGGGCTGATTCTGGGCCTGAGCCGCGTGACCGGCTGGCCGGTGGCGCGCGTCCGCAGCGGCGTCGAACTCGCGGTGCTGGGGCTGGGCTGGGCGCTGGGCGGTCAGGTGGGCTGGGGCACCCTGGCCTTTGCGCTGGCGAGCGGCCCGGCCATGTCGGCTGGGCTGGCCCTGTACGGGCTGCGGCGCGGCAAAGCGCAGGCCGCCGCGCCTGCCGAGGCCGCCCCCCCGCCCCGGTAA
- a CDS encoding DUF2231 domain-containing protein — translation MESQINDTLEDTLSGHDWLEDAAAAAQPRLREALALLPPGVVAFLHGQPLGHPLHPILIHLPLGGWIVAGLLDFLPGQGRESEQAADRALLLGTVGAVGAIAAGWTDWSNTRGEARRTGLLHGSLNEVAFTLNLASLWARKRGKRGLGKALSGSALALAGLGGFLGGQLVYRHGLGVGHTLATPQG, via the coding sequence ATGGAATCCCAGATCAACGACACCCTCGAGGACACGCTGAGCGGCCACGACTGGCTGGAAGACGCGGCGGCGGCGGCGCAGCCCCGGCTGCGCGAGGCGCTGGCGCTTTTGCCGCCCGGCGTGGTGGCGTTCTTGCACGGCCAGCCGCTGGGCCATCCCCTCCACCCCATCCTGATTCACCTGCCGCTGGGAGGCTGGATCGTGGCCGGGCTGCTGGACTTTCTGCCGGGGCAGGGCCGGGAGTCCGAGCAGGCCGCCGACCGGGCGCTGCTGCTGGGCACGGTGGGCGCGGTCGGCGCCATCGCCGCCGGCTGGACCGACTGGTCGAACACCCGGGGCGAGGCGAGGCGCACCGGCCTGCTTCACGGCTCGCTCAACGAGGTCGCCTTTACCCTCAACCTCGCCTCGCTGTGGGCCAGAAAAAGGGGCAAGCGCGGGCTGGGCAAGGCGCTGTCGGGCAGCGCGCTGGCGCTGGCAGGTCTGGGCGGCTTCCTGGGTGGGCAGCTGGTCTACCGCCACGGGCTGGGCGTAGGCCACACGCTGGCGACGCCGCAGGGCTGA
- a CDS encoding FmdE family protein, with protein sequence MTTPAVSPTLPELLRQSAALHRHLCPRQVLGARAGLLAGEWLGLDFPRADKRVLTFVETDGCFADGVSVASGCWLGRRTLRLVDHGKVAATFVDTKTGRAVRIAPRTDLRARVREARPDGQKRWDAYLAAYQTWPDEALFAVQPVRVTLDLAALISVAGLRTTCDRCGEEIVNGREVSGPEGTLCRDCAGERYWEPG encoded by the coding sequence ATGACCACGCCCGCAGTCTCGCCCACCCTGCCCGAACTGCTGCGGCAGAGCGCGGCCCTGCACCGCCACCTCTGCCCCCGGCAGGTGCTGGGGGCGCGCGCCGGGCTGCTGGCGGGCGAGTGGCTGGGGCTGGACTTTCCACGGGCCGACAAGCGGGTACTGACCTTTGTGGAAACCGACGGCTGCTTCGCAGACGGCGTGTCGGTGGCGAGCGGCTGCTGGCTGGGCCGCCGCACCCTGCGGCTGGTCGATCACGGCAAGGTCGCCGCGACCTTCGTGGACACCAAGACGGGGCGGGCGGTGCGCATCGCTCCCCGCACCGACCTGCGCGCCCGCGTGCGGGAAGCTCGCCCGGACGGGCAGAAGCGCTGGGACGCCTACCTGGCTGCCTACCAGACCTGGCCCGACGAGGCGCTCTTTGCCGTGCAGCCTGTGCGGGTCACCCTCGACCTCGCGGCGTTGATCAGCGTGGCGGGCCTGCGGACGACCTGCGACCGCTGCGGCGAGGAGATCGTCAACGGGCGCGAGGTCAGCGGGCCGGAGGGGACCTTGTGCCGCGACTGCGCGGGCGAGCGCTACTGGGAACCCGGCTGA
- a CDS encoding HD domain-containing protein, with amino-acid sequence MALLFRRPPLPPFPAGGLLVGGAVRDWLRGVAPRDYDWAVPDPAAAARGLAAQLGGSPFALDEERGYWRVHAPGGVQHDLVPLLPGDVTADLRRRDFTVNALALTPQRRVLDPCGGRADLRARRLRMVSEANLRADPLRAWRAARFEVTLGFRLEEATGRAARQAAHDLAAGVLPRPAPERVRDEMQALLAHPDAARGVLRLEDLGLLALTLPELREGIGMVQGGFHHLDVFHHGVEALHQLLARFPDADPALRWATLLHDVGKPRARGVNPATGRTTFYGHDRIGTELTRERLTRLRLPSATVERAAALVRAHMAQLPAGEREARRFVHRRRPLLPDLLRLMLADREASRGPDSHPAVRHAYMQAIDRVLAALEEQPAPPPPLLTGRDVMALLDLPPGPAVGEALRAVAEAQALGEVTSPEEARAFVLSRQA; translated from the coding sequence ATGGCTCTCCTGTTTCGCCGCCCTCCCCTCCCCCCTTTTCCAGCGGGGGGCCTGCTGGTCGGCGGGGCCGTGCGCGACTGGCTGCGCGGGGTGGCCCCGCGAGACTACGACTGGGCGGTGCCGGACCCGGCGGCGGCGGCGCGCGGACTGGCCGCGCAGCTGGGCGGCTCTCCCTTTGCCCTCGACGAGGAACGGGGCTACTGGCGGGTCCACGCCCCGGGCGGCGTGCAGCATGACCTTGTGCCGCTGCTGCCGGGGGACGTGACGGCCGACCTGCGGCGGCGCGACTTCACGGTGAACGCGCTGGCGCTGACCCCACAGCGCCGGGTGCTCGACCCCTGCGGCGGGCGGGCCGACCTGCGGGCGCGGCGGCTGCGGATGGTCTCGGAGGCCAACCTGCGCGCCGACCCCCTGCGCGCGTGGCGGGCCGCCCGCTTCGAGGTCACGCTGGGGTTCCGGCTGGAGGAGGCGACCGGGCGGGCCGCGCGGCAGGCTGCCCACGACCTCGCGGCGGGCGTGCTGCCCCGCCCCGCGCCCGAGCGGGTGCGCGACGAGATGCAGGCGCTGCTGGCGCACCCGGACGCCGCGCGCGGGGTGCTGCGGCTGGAAGATCTCGGCCTGCTGGCGCTGACCCTCCCCGAGCTGCGCGAGGGGATCGGGATGGTGCAGGGCGGCTTTCATCACCTCGACGTGTTTCACCACGGGGTCGAGGCGCTGCACCAGCTGCTGGCGCGTTTCCCCGACGCCGACCCCGCCCTGCGCTGGGCCACCCTGCTGCACGACGTGGGCAAGCCGCGCGCCCGGGGCGTCAACCCGGCAACCGGGCGCACCACCTTTTACGGACATGACCGGATTGGGACCGAGCTGACCCGCGAGCGGCTCACGCGGCTGCGGCTGCCCTCGGCCACGGTGGAGCGGGCGGCGGCGCTGGTGCGGGCGCACATGGCGCAGCTTCCGGCGGGCGAGCGGGAAGCCCGGCGTTTTGTCCACCGCCGCCGTCCGCTGCTGCCTGACCTGTTGCGGCTGATGCTGGCCGACCGGGAAGCCTCGCGCGGGCCGGACAGCCACCCCGCCGTCCGGCACGCCTACATGCAGGCGATAGACCGCGTGCTGGCCGCGCTGGAAGAGCAGCCTGCCCCTCCGCCCCCGCTGCTGACCGGCCGCGACGTGATGGCGCTGCTGGACCTGCCCCCCGGCCCAGCGGTCGGGGAGGCGCTGCGGGCCGTGGCCGAGGCGCAGGCGCTGGGCGAGGTGACCAGCCCCGAGGAGGCCCGCGCCTTCGTGCTCTCGCGGCAGGCCTGA
- a CDS encoding SRPBCC domain-containing protein, producing MFKAPRTLVFGAFTNAEHLRRWWAPQGWDVPFCTVDLRPGGRWHYCMRCTDPAQGEFYGLESWGLGLYREIEAPARLVYTDYFSDAEANINPDLPPTLVTLTFTEVEGGATRVTNRAAYDSAEALKTVMDMGMVQGVTETWDRLAGLLEAGQP from the coding sequence GTGTTCAAGGCGCCCCGCACGCTGGTCTTCGGCGCCTTTACGAACGCCGAGCACCTGCGCCGCTGGTGGGCGCCCCAGGGCTGGGACGTGCCTTTTTGCACCGTCGACCTCCGGCCGGGCGGCAGATGGCACTACTGCATGAGGTGTACGGACCCCGCCCAGGGCGAGTTCTACGGCCTGGAGTCCTGGGGACTGGGCCTCTACCGGGAGATTGAGGCGCCCGCACGCCTCGTCTACACCGACTATTTCTCGGACGCCGAGGCCAACATCAACCCCGACCTGCCGCCGACCCTGGTGACGCTGACGTTCACGGAGGTGGAGGGAGGCGCGACCCGGGTCACCAACCGCGCCGCCTACGACTCCGCAGAGGCCCTGAAGACCGTGATGGACATGGGCATGGTGCAGGGCGTGACCGAGACCTGGGACCGTCTGGCCGGGCTGCTGGAGGCCGGGCAGCCCTAG
- a CDS encoding ArsR/SmtB family transcription factor → MLNAATFSALAEPHRLQIVELLSGQPLTVGEIAARLQLRQPQASKHLRVLSEAGLVAVQPAANRRIYALRAEPFQDLDGWLETYRGLWEGRFDRLEGYVQQLQDAAAPADPPADAPAETPSRQVSPSTERLP, encoded by the coding sequence TTGCTGAACGCCGCGACCTTCAGCGCCCTGGCCGAACCGCACCGGTTGCAGATCGTCGAGCTGCTGAGTGGGCAGCCGCTGACGGTCGGGGAGATCGCCGCGCGGCTCCAGCTGCGCCAGCCCCAGGCGTCCAAGCATCTGCGCGTGCTGAGCGAGGCGGGGCTGGTGGCCGTCCAGCCCGCCGCCAACCGGCGCATCTACGCGCTGCGGGCCGAACCCTTTCAGGACCTCGACGGGTGGCTGGAGACCTACCGGGGCCTCTGGGAAGGCCGCTTCGACCGGCTGGAAGGGTATGTCCAGCAGCTTCAGGACGCGGCCGCCCCGGCAGACCCGCCCGCCGACGCCCCCGCCGAGACGCCCAGCCGCCAAGTCTCCCCCTCAACAGAGAGGTTGCCATGA
- a CDS encoding glycoside hydrolase family 13 protein — protein MSPSEQPHPSTPEWVADAVFYQIFPDRFARSGRVGGLRLQPWGSPPTPDGYQGGDLWGVLERLDHIASLGVTAIYFCPVFQSASNHRYHTHDYFQVDPMLGGNAALRALVDAAHARGIRVVLDGVFNHASRGFFQFNDLLEQGEASAYRDWFHVEEWPLHAYDAAQPANYQAWWGIRALPKFNTDHPAVREFLLSVGEYWMRFGVDGWRLDVPNEIDDDPFWREFRRRVKAVNPDAYIVGEIWGDAHRWLAGDQFDAVMNYHFTRPCLGFFGGRTIDHALNEVSGMGRVEALDAAAFARRIGEVTRMYHPEIVRAQLNLLGSHDTARFLTAAGGDASAFRLASVFQMTYVGAPCIYYGDEIGLPGGPDPDCRRAFPWDEASWDRETLGLLQRLTAARHATPALRRGELRFTHAAGEGLVYARELDGQAAYVALNVARTQTRLPLTGVRPGVYRDALSGQTFDLGGDTELDVPARGAVVLIPA, from the coding sequence ATGTCGCCCTCCGAACAGCCTCACCCCAGCACCCCCGAGTGGGTCGCGGACGCCGTCTTCTACCAGATCTTCCCTGACCGCTTCGCCCGCTCGGGGCGCGTGGGGGGCTTGAGGCTCCAGCCCTGGGGCAGCCCGCCGACCCCCGACGGCTACCAGGGCGGCGACCTGTGGGGTGTTCTGGAGCGGCTGGACCACATCGCCTCGCTGGGCGTCACCGCGATCTACTTCTGCCCGGTCTTTCAGTCGGCCTCCAACCACCGCTACCACACCCACGACTACTTTCAGGTGGACCCCATGCTGGGCGGCAACGCGGCGCTGCGGGCGCTGGTGGACGCCGCCCACGCCCGGGGCATCCGGGTCGTGCTGGACGGGGTGTTCAACCACGCCAGCCGGGGCTTTTTTCAGTTCAACGACCTGCTGGAACAGGGGGAAGCGAGCGCCTACCGCGACTGGTTCCACGTCGAGGAGTGGCCGCTGCACGCCTACGACGCCGCGCAGCCCGCGAACTACCAGGCGTGGTGGGGCATCCGCGCGCTGCCGAAGTTCAACACCGATCACCCCGCCGTGCGCGAGTTTTTGCTCTCGGTGGGCGAGTACTGGATGCGCTTCGGCGTGGACGGCTGGCGGCTCGACGTGCCCAACGAGATCGACGACGATCCGTTCTGGCGCGAGTTCCGCCGCCGGGTCAAGGCCGTGAACCCCGACGCTTACATCGTGGGCGAAATCTGGGGCGACGCGCACCGCTGGCTGGCGGGCGACCAGTTCGACGCCGTGATGAACTACCACTTCACGCGGCCCTGTCTGGGCTTTTTCGGGGGGCGCACGATCGACCACGCGCTGAACGAGGTCAGCGGCATGGGCCGGGTCGAAGCCCTGGACGCCGCCGCCTTCGCCCGCCGCATCGGGGAGGTCACGCGGATGTACCACCCCGAGATCGTGCGGGCGCAGCTCAACCTGCTGGGGTCGCACGACACGGCCCGCTTTCTCACGGCGGCGGGGGGGGACGCCAGCGCCTTCCGGCTCGCCAGCGTCTTCCAGATGACCTACGTGGGCGCGCCCTGCATCTACTACGGCGACGAGATCGGCCTCCCCGGCGGCCCCGACCCCGACTGCCGCCGCGCCTTTCCCTGGGACGAGGCGAGCTGGGACCGCGAGACGCTGGGACTGCTGCAACGGCTCACGGCCGCCCGCCACGCCACCCCCGCCCTGCGCCGGGGCGAGCTGCGCTTCACGCACGCGGCGGGCGAGGGGCTGGTCTACGCCCGCGAACTGGACGGGCAGGCGGCGTACGTCGCCCTCAACGTGGCCCGGACCCAGACTCGCCTGCCGCTGACCGGGGTGCGGCCTGGCGTGTACCGCGACGCCCTGAGCGGGCAGACCTTCGACCTTGGGGGCGACACCGAACTGGACGTGCCTGCGCGGGGCGCCGTGGTGCTTATTCCAGCCTGA
- a CDS encoding ABC transporter permease subunit, whose protein sequence is MKRVGLTPGEVLRQALLIVFGLLALFPLYFSVVNSFKDRVQYAENLLNIPTRLHPENYAVAWAQIQGPLVNSVIVTGVSVLATLVLASLSAYAFALMDFPGRHLLFGLTFALLLVPEFLTLIPLYVQIQALTLPSNYLAIILPTVAVGQPFAILVLRAAFEAIPRDMLEAARLDGAGHLALLRRIVLPVSLPVLVSVAIIRLIPVWNEYLLPSLVLDERHRTLPVALVTFQGGGAATAITPNYGALMASYVLAAVPLVLLFAFLMRSYIQGVTSGGVKG, encoded by the coding sequence GTGAAGCGCGTGGGGCTGACCCCCGGCGAGGTGCTGCGCCAGGCGCTGCTGATCGTCTTCGGGCTGCTGGCGCTGTTTCCGCTGTATTTCAGCGTCGTCAATTCCTTCAAGGACCGGGTGCAGTACGCCGAGAACCTGCTGAACATTCCCACCCGGCTGCACCCCGAGAACTACGCGGTCGCCTGGGCGCAGATTCAGGGACCGCTGGTGAACTCGGTGATCGTGACGGGCGTGAGCGTGCTGGCGACGTTGGTGCTGGCCAGTCTCAGCGCCTACGCCTTCGCGCTGATGGACTTCCCGGGGCGGCACCTGCTGTTCGGACTCACGTTCGCGCTGCTGCTGGTGCCCGAGTTCCTGACCCTGATCCCGCTGTACGTGCAGATTCAGGCCCTGACACTGCCCAGCAACTACCTCGCCATCATCCTGCCGACGGTGGCGGTGGGACAGCCCTTCGCCATCCTGGTGCTGCGGGCGGCTTTTGAGGCGATTCCGCGCGACATGCTCGAAGCCGCGCGGCTCGACGGCGCCGGGCACCTCGCGCTGCTGCGCCGCATCGTGCTGCCCGTCAGCCTGCCGGTCCTGGTCAGTGTGGCGATCATCCGCTTGATCCCGGTGTGGAACGAGTATCTGCTCCCCTCGCTGGTGCTCGACGAGCGCCACCGCACCCTGCCCGTCGCGCTGGTGACTTTCCAGGGGGGCGGGGCGGCGACGGCCATCACCCCGAACTACGGGGCCTTGATGGCCTCCTACGTGCTGGCGGCGGTGCCGCTGGTGCTGCTCTTCGCGTTCCTGATGCGCTCCTACATCCAGGGGGTGACCAGCGGCGGCGTGAAGGGGTAG